The Chitinimonas arctica region CTGGCGCGGGTCAGCCGCAGCGGATCGGCGCGGCCATCGCCATTGATGTCGGCGCTATCGCCGCTATAGCTGCGGGCCAGCAAGGGGCCGGCCTGCCCCAGGTCGAATTGGCCGCTGGCCAGCAAGCGGCAGCTGAAGGCGTTGCCGCTGGAAAGACAGAGCTGCTCATTGCTGGAGGTGCCGACTTCCGACGAGTAAACGCTGCCGGGCAACAGGATATCGGTGCGGCCATCGCCGTTGAAGTCGTAGGCGGTAGGGAGACCACTCCGGTTGCCCCCCGCGATGGCGTCCGCCTCGGCCCAGGCGCTACAGGTAAAGCCTTGACCTTCACGAAAGCGCGCGTAGCAAAGCTGGCGTTTGCTGAAGAATTGGCTACGGACCACGCCATAGCCATCGACCATGCCCTCAGCACCCAGTAAGTCCAGCTGGCCGTCGCCGTCGAAGTCGCCCGTTTCCAGTACGGTAAAGGCGGCAGGCTGGCCGGTGAACACGTTCTGGCTGTCGAAACCACGGCCATTGCCCAGGAACAGCCTGTGCATCCGGCCACCGACGCGGCGCTTGTCCAGCATATCGGTGTAGCCGTCGCCGTTGAAGTCGCCCATCACGATCATATCGAGTGGATCATTGCCTTCCTCGGGCGGCTCGCTGCTCGAATGCAGCGGGGGCGGCATACTCGCCACCCAGTCTTCCAGAATCGGTCCGTCCCAGTTGCCCAGGCTGACGAAACGCTTGGCCGTACCGGCTGCCGGTTCGCCCCATTGGAAGGTGGTGGCCGGCAGGCAGCGGCCGGCGCCGTCACAGCGTTTCACGCTGCGTAACAGACTGCGCGCACTGCGCGGGCTTTGGGTATAGCCAAGGGTATAGACGCTGGCGATCTCGCCGCCGTCGCCATTGGCCGCCGTATTGACCGCCGTGGTGATGGTCTTGAGCCGCTTCAGCAGATACGCCTTGCCGCCAGCGCCCCAGCCGGTGGTGTTGTCGGTATTGTCCGGGCGGGTTTCGTAGCCGAGCCGGACGATCACGTCGGCGTTGGTGGTGGCATGGCCGCCGTAGCGATACCAGGCGGGCAGGTTTTCTCCCGTGCTGAGGTCGTGCAGATAGCCCAGGGTCATGCGGTTGCCCGCGCGATCTTCCACCCGGTCCAAGGCCCAGCTGATGGCCTCGGTCTTACCTTGGGCCTGTACATAGCTATTGGCCTGGCCGTCCAGGCCATTGACGCCGAAGTACTGAATCTGGCCAGCCTTGGTCTCGACCTTGAAGCCCAGCTTGCCATTGGCGCTGAAGCGGCTGATGCGGCTGAAGCTGTCGATTTCGGTGCGGTATTGGGCGTTCTCCGCCCAGTAGTTGGCATCGCTCATCGCCAGGTTGACCAGGACCAGGCGTTGGCCATCCAGGCACAGGCGGTCGCGCGTGTCGAAGCGGACAGTATCGTGCTCGCCATCCTGGGCAATGCTGCGACTGCAGCGTTGCACGCTGGACCGGCCGCTCAGGCTCCAACCCAGCCCGGCGAGGCCGCTGCTGCCGTTGCTGTTGTAGTTGAGACTGAGGCTTGGAGCCAAACCAGCGGTACCCGGCGGGACGGCAATCGGCAGGCTATAGCTGGCCGCGCCACCGCCAACACTGAGCTCGCCTGGCAGACTGCCGGCATCCACCCCGCCAGTGATCAGGCCATCTACATAGCTGGAGGCGAAGCTAATCTTGACGGGGGTATCACCGCCGCCTCCCTGACTGGCCGTCACGGTCACCGCAACCGGCGCACTGGTGGTCACGCCACCCAGACTATCAACCAGTTTGGCCGTCAGATTGGCATAGTTACCCACCGGCACCGCCATCCAGCTGTAGCTATACGGCGCACTGCTGTCTTCGCCCAGCTTGGTGGAGCCGTTGTAGAACTCGACACGGGTAATGCTGCCGCTGCCCACGGTGGCCGTGGCATTCAAGGTAATACTGGCCGGTGCCGTCAGGGTCTTGCCGGCTTCCGGGCTGCTCAGACTGATGGTCGTATTGGGGATGACCTGCACGTAGCGGTGGGCCGCATACAGCGTGGTATTACCCTGCTGGATACGCGCAGTGATCAGATACGGTGCAGCGCGCGGGGCGGCCCCGCGCTTGGTCACATAGCAGGTACCCGCTTCACTATCGGCCGTAACCCCTTGCGCCTTACCCAGCCATGCACCGTCGAACAAAAAGGACACATCGTCGCAACTACCCGTGCCATTGCTCAGCTTGATCCGCATAAAGATATCGGACACACCCTTGTACACCGCCCCATCGGCCGGGGTGGTCAGGGCAATGCGCAGGCTGCCCGGCATGGTGCAGTTGCGGTCCTCGCAGGGCAGTACCAGGCTGCCGCTGGGGGCGGTGGCCTGCACGAAGATCGGGCTGCCGGCGTAGCTGCTGGTATAGGGACTGAGATCAAAGCGCAGGCTGTGGCCGACGCTGGGGGTGCCGCAGGCGGCTTGCACGGCGGCGTTGTCCAGCTCGTCGCTGAGGTTGGCCAGATTGGCGGTGCCGATCGGCACACCGCCCAGGGCTTGGGTGGGGGCGTTCAGGAAGACCTGGTAGCTCATGGCTTGCGCCGTACCGGCCTGGCAGGTCCAGCCCACCAGTTGCGCCTTGCCGTCGGCACTGCTGCGAATGCCGCTCAGGCTGCCCAGCAGTGGGCTGGTGGTGATATTGACCGGGACCGGCGTGGAGTCGGTGCTGGCGCCCTGGTTGTCGGTGGCGCGCAGCTTGAAGCGGTAGAAACCGGCCGGCAGATTGTGGACATGGCTCAAGCTGGCGGTGGGCGTCGTACCCGGCACGGTCTTGAGGGGGGTGGCGCTATAGCCGCTGCCGCTATCGAGCAGCAGTTCCAGCTTGGCCACTTGGCCACCGACGTCGCTGCCGCTGCCGGTCAAGGTGATGGCGGCGGTTTGGCCGGCGGCAATCCGTACATTGCTGGGACTGGCACTGAGCGTGGCGGTAGGCCGGGCCGGATTGGCGCCGGCAACCGTGTTGAGGATTTCGACACTGCTGGTCGAACCGCCGGGACCGGTAGCGGTCCAGGTGCAGCTTGACGGATAGCCGACCCAGGCGGCACTGGCCGTGCTGGGGATATTGCCGCTGGTGGCCAGAGCCAGATTGCTGACCGTGTAGCCGGTACCGCTGGCGGTACAGCTTAACGACACGGCGGTGGCGTTGGTGGTAGACCAAGTGGAGGTATACGCCTGCCCCGCCGTCATGGTGGTGGGATTGCGCTGTACCGTGATGGTCGGTGCCGGCGGCTTGACCGTGGTCAGCGTTTCCCCCTTGCTGCTGGAACCGCCGGGACCGGTAGCGGTCCAGGTGCAGCTTGACGGATAGCCGACCCAGGCGGCACTGGCCGTGCCGGGGATATTGCCGCTGGTGGCCAGGGCCAGATTGCTGACGGTGTAGCCGGTACCGCTGGCGGTACAGCTGAGCGAGACGGCCGTGGCATTGGCGGTGGACCAAGTAAGGTTATACGGCTGGCCAGCCACCATGGGCGATGGCACGCGTTGCAGATTGATCGTAGGCGCGGGCGCAGCAGCGACCGTGGTGAAATAGTCCGGTGCGGCAGCGCTGCCGTCCGGGCCTTTGGCGGTCCAGATACAGCGTGAGGGATAGCCGACCCAGGCGGCGCTGGCCGTGCCAGGCGCACTGCCGCTGGTACCGACCGTACCCGTACCCGCAAAGCCGGTACCGGCGGCGGTACACTCGAATGTGACCGAATTGGCGTTGCTGGTGCTCCAACTGACGCTATAGGGCTGACCGGCAATCAAGGGCGTGGGCGTGCGCTGCACATTGATGGTCGGCGGGGCAGCGAGCACCGTGACGCCCACAAGCAAGGCACCTAAACGTGCCAGCCAATCCGTACCACGTGTGTTGCCCGGTACCGCCAAACGATGTGCCACGCCTGCTTTACGCATTTTGGTTCTTTTCGATAAATCAATGTGATAACGCGCACAACGGGGACGACGGCACGCCCGGCCAAGCGCCGGGGCGCGGAATATATACGAGCGGGATTGGGGCAGGCAAGTGGATTATTGCGGCGCAACATTCCGCAATGGGATGGCTACCAAGCGGAAGCGGCCTGCAGACTGGGTTTGCGCGGGAGGCAGAAGAACAGATGACCAAGCGCGATGCCCGGGTCGTGGGCAAAAGCAACTCGGTCGCAAGCGCCGCCGATTGCGATCCCTGCGCCAAGTTCTATCGCACCGTCTGTGAGGGGCTGCGCTACTGCCCCCCCTAAGTGGCCTATTCGCCCTGGGTCCATCCCCCACCCGGCAGCGCTGCATTCTCGAAGCGCGAGAATTGCCCCAGGAAGGCCAGCTTGACGATGCCGGTCGGGCCGTTACGGTGCTTGCTGATGATGACTTCTGCCAAGCCCTTGTCCGGCGAATCCGGGTTGTAGTACTCATCGCGGTACAGGAACATGATCAAGTCGGCATCCTGTTCCAGGGCGCCCGACTCGCGCAAGTCGGACATCATCGGCCGCTTGTTGGGGCGCTGCTCCACCGAGCGCGACAACTGCGACAGGGCAATGATGGGGACGCGCAGTTCCTTGGCCAAACCCTTGATCGAACGCGATATTTCACCCAGCTCGGTGGCGCGGTTCTGGTCCTTGCCCGACCCTTGCATCAGTTGCAGGTAGTCGATGATGATCAAGCCCAGCTGGCCGCCGAACTGCCGCGCCAAGCGGCGGGAACGGGCCCGGATCTCCAGGGCGGTCAAGCCCGGGGTCTCGTCGATGAAGATATTGGCCTCGCTCAGCTTGCCGGCCGCATAGGTCAGCTTCTGCCAATCGTCGTCTTCCAGATTACCGGTCTTGATCTTGTTGGAATCGAGCCGGCCCACCGAACCGACCATACGCATGACCAGCTGCGCGCCACCCATTTCCATGGAGAAGATCGCCACCGGCAGGCCGGCGTCGATCGCGACGTTTTCCGCCATATTCACCGAGAAGGCGGTCTTGCCCATGGAAGGACGGCCGGCCACGATCACCAGGTCGCCCGGCTGCAAGCCCGAGGTCCGCATATCCAGGTCGGTGAAACCGGTCGGTACACCGGTCACGTCGGTAGCGCTATCGCGGCTGTACAACTCGTCGATCCGGGTCACCACCTGCTTGAGCAGCTCCGGCATGCCCAGAAAACCCTGCTTGCCGCGCGCCGACTGTTCGGCGATCTCGAAGACCTTGCCTTCCGCTTCGTCCAGCAACTGCGACGCTTCCCGCCCCTTGGGGTTGTAGGCGCCATCGGCGATCTCCTCGCCGATGGCGGCCAACTGCCGCATGATGGAGCGCTCGCGCACGATCTCGGCGTAGCGCTTGATATTGGCGGCGCTGGGTACGTTCTGGGCCAGGCTGGCCAGATAGCTCAGGCCGCCGATATAGCTGAGCTGATTGATATTATCGAGCGACTCCGCCACCGTGATGGCGTCCGCCGGCCGGCCGGTTTCGACCAGCCGGGCGATATGCCGGAAAATAACCCGGTGGTCATCGCGATAGAAGTCGGCTTCGTTGATCGCATCGGCGATGCGGTCCCAGGCGGGATTGGAGATCAGCAGGCCACCCAGCACCGACTGCTCGGCTTCGACCGAATGCGGCGGCGTGCGGATGGCGAGTATTTGCGCGTCTTGCGGCGCATCGTCGCGTTCAAATTGACGGATATCTTCTTGATCGAATTGCATGACGGCAGTGGGGGCCTTAGGATGCGCGACCATGAGGCCACATATAAAACCGCATTCTAACGGACATCGTGCCGGCTACCATCGCTATGCTTGAAAGATGCCGCGTACCCGCGCCACGGTAATACCGACACCCGCCATCCCCCGTCCGGCCGCCCCTTGCCTGGACTCATTCCTACCCTAACAGCTGTACTTGCCGATCCCCTTTATGCCTCAAGTCCGCAAATCCGTTTTGGTCCCCTACCCTGCCGCACTGATGTTCGAATTGGTTGACCGTGTCGAGGATTACCCTCGTTTTCTGCCTTGGTGCGGCGAAACGCGCATCCATCTACGCGACCACGATTGGACCATCGCCACCATCGGCATCGACTACCTGGGCCTGAAGTCGAGCTTCACCACCGAAAACCGCAAGCAGCCCGGCCTGATCACCCTTGAACTGAAGGATGGTCCCTTCCGCAATCTCACGGGCGCCTGGCGCTTTACCGTGCTGGCGGAAGATGCCTGCAAGGTGGAATTCGAACTGGATTACGAGTTTTCCAGCCGCGCCCTGGAAGGGCTGGTGGGACCGGTATTCGGCAAGATCGCCGGCACCTTTGTCGATGCCTTCGTCAAGGAAGCGGAAAGACGGCGCGCATGAGCGAATCAATCGAAGTCGAAGTCGAAGTCGTCTATGCGGACCCAGCCCGGCAGCTGATGCGGGTGGTGCGGTTGCCCCTTGGCGCCACCGTCGCCATGGCCATCGATGCGGCGGCACTGGCGACCGAACTGGCCGATGTCGATCTGGCGGCCTGCCCGGTCGGCATATTCGGACAGGTCTGTGCCCGTACCAAGGTGCTGCGCCAGCATGACAGGGTCGAACTCTACCGGCCCCTGATCGCCGACCCCAAGGATGCCCGCCATCGCCGGGTGGCGCTGGGCAAGACCATGAAAAAGGCCGATTGACCCAGCTTTTTGACCCAGCTTTACTTGAGCATGTCGCACCAGCTCTTCTTGGCCGCCCTGGCCTCTTCCATGGCCTGTTTCAATTCGGCCGCGTTCATATCCCGCTCGCGTCCTTGCGCATCCTTGCGGCCGACGGAACCGGCTATTTCCATCTGGCTCAGGCTTTCGGTCGCCTTCAGGCAATTGGCCCTGATCTCGGCCTCGCTTACCGATACCGGCGCGGTCGCCTCGGCCTTCTCGGTGGACGGCTTGCCACCGGGCGCCGGTGCGGCCGCCGGGCCGGCGGTCTTGTTGATCTTGACCGGTTTGGCTTTCGCCGCGGCCGGGGGCTGGTCGCCGAATTGCACCTTACCGTTGGCATCGGTCCATTTGTAGACCTCGGCATGCGCGCCGACGGCCAGTAGCGCGATCAGCAGCAGCGAAACGTGGCTTGGATGGGATTTCATACGAGTTCCTCTGTAGCGGGCAAGGCGAGGGGCAAGGCCTCGCTGGGTTCATGGTCAAATCGGACATGCTCGATCTCGTCGAAGCGCTTGCTGATCTTCTCGCTGCTGATCTGCACTTCCTGGGCATCGTCATTGGCTTGGCGGATATGCGTGGCGAGCTTCTTCATGCGTTCGTCGAAACGGCGGAAATCGGTGGAAAGCCGGCTCAGGGCAGCCTTGATGATATGCACCTGCTGGCGGGTTTCCACATCCTTGATCACCGCACGGGCGGTATTGAGCACCGCCATCATGGTGGTGGGCGACACGATCCAGACGCGCTTGCCCATGGCGTACTGCACCAGTTCCGGGTTATAGGCATGGATCTCGGCGAAGACGGCTTCGGCTGGAATAAACATCACCGCGCCATCGGCTGTCTCACCGGCGATGATGTATTTTTCGCTGATGGCATCGATATGTTTTTTGACATCCGCACGGAACTGGCGCTGCGCCACCATGCGTTCGCCTTCCACGCGGGTGCCGAACATGCGGTGGTAGTTTTCCAGCGGGAACTTGGCATCGATCGCCACCGTACCGGTCGGTTCGGGTAGCCGCAACACACAGTCGGCACGGGTGCCGTTCGACAGGGTGGCCTGCAATTGATAGCAACTGGCCGGCAACACATTGCTCAGCAAATGTTCCAGCTGGACTTCGCCGAATGCGCCGCGCGACCGCTTATCACCCAGCAACTCCTGCAGGCTGACGACGTTGCTGGTCAGGCCATCGATCTTCTTCTGCGCCTCGTCGATGGTGGCGAGGCGGGCCATCACGCTGACAAACGTCTCGTTGGTCTTCTTGAAGCCTTCGTCCAGGCGCTCGCTGACCTTGCCCGAAATCTGTTCCAGCCGCTTGTCCACGCCATCGCTCAGCAAGGCGATGGATTGCGTCAGCTGCTCGGTGGTCTTGCGCAGCGTGCCCAGCAATAGTTCCTGCTGGGCCAAGCCCTGCTCGCCCACCAGCTTGCTGACCGTCGCCATGATCTCCACCCGCAAGGCATCCTGCTTCTGCTGCACGGTCTGCGAAATATCGGCGAGCTGCTTGGCAATCGCTTCACGGCTGTCGGCCAGCGCCTGCGTCTGGGTCAATTGCATCGATTGCAGCGCGCCGGTCTGGGCGATCTGCACAGCCTGCAAGGCCTCGGTCTGGGCGGAGCGCAGCGTGTCCAGTCCAACCCGGGTGTCCTTCAACTCTGCCCCCACCGCATCGCGCAGCCGATCGAAGGACTGGCCCACGCTATCGCGCAAACGCTCGCCCGATGCCTGCACGCTGGTGCGCAAGCGCTCGCTTTGCTCGGCGAAGCCGTGGCTGAGGGCATCCGACTGGCGCTGCAGGCCGGCATGCAGGTCACCCAGCATGGCGCGGTGCTTTTCTTCCAATTGGGCGGTCAACAGATCCAGGGTGCTGCGTTGCGCCTGCGCCAGTTGGCCCAGGCGGACGGTGACCAGGATCGCCGCCAGCAAGACCACCACGGTGACGATGCCGAACAGGACTTCAATCATGTGTTTATTCCAAAAGCACTTCAGGTTGCCGGGATGATACGCGCTCAGCCTGGGTAGGCGGCATATCGGCTATTCATCATAAATACCAAACAGAAATATAAAAACAATTCTTTATGCTTTGAAGCACTTTAACTCCTGGCCCAATATGGTGTTGCCAAAGTCAGTACCTTGCAAAGACCACTACCGCCCGTGTTGGGGAACGCGGGTTTGTCCCGCCCTCGATCGACGACTCCTAGTTCGAGGGCGGGCGGCGGTGGACTGGGAACCCGTCAACTCGCCAAGCTGTAAAGGACGTCACGATGCCGTTAATCATCCATCCCGGCTGGCAGGATTCCGGCCCCGCCCATTGGCAGTCGCGCTGGCAAGCCACCCTGCCCGATGCCCAGCGCCTTGTCCAGGCGGATTGGCATCAGCCTGACCTGGCGGACTGGGTTGCCACCCTGGACAGCAAACTGGCCGCGCTGGCCGAACCGGCTTTGCTGGTTTGCCATAGCCTGGGTTGCCTGACACTCCTGCACTGGGCCATCCGCCACCCCGAGCACCACGCCCGCCTGGGCGCTGCCCTGCTGGTCGCGCCGGCCGATGTCGAACGTTCCGACGCCCCGACAGAAATCCGCGGCTTTGCGCCCATCCCGCGCCTGCGGCTGCCTTTTCCCGTTACCGTGGTCGCGAGCGACGACGATCCGTTCTGCCGCATCGAGCGCAGCCGCCAATTCGCCGAGGATTGGGGCGCCGAACTGGTCACCCTGCGCCAGGCCGGCCATATCAATGCCGACAGCGGCTTTGGCGCCTGGCCAGAAGGCTTGGCGTTACTGACAGCGCTACGGGAACGGCAAACCCAGGCCAAAGAGGCGATCCACGGCTGACGATTACCGCCGCAAGCGGGGCATTCCGCTTATTCACTTGCGTTTCGGCGCTGGCGGTTCCAAACTTGAAGACCAGCCGTCATAGCCAGCACACGATGTTCCGCCGCGTTTCCGCCCTTTTCCTGTTGTTATGCAGCGCCGTCCTCGGCGCGGCCGAAACGCGCCAGAGCCTGGACGCGCTGAGCGAAGCGGCCGGCCGTTTCCTGTCCACCCAATTGGCCAATTACGGCGAGCGGGCCAGCTTCCAGCTGGGCAGGCTGGACAATCGGCTGGAACTGGCCCCCTGCCAAAAACTGGACGTGCAACTGCCGCAAGGCAGCCGCCTGGTCGGCAACACCAGCTTGCGCATCGCCTGCGGCAAGGGTGCGAAATGGGTGGTCAGCCTGCCGGTGGCCATTTCCATCCAGGCCGACTACTGGGTAGCCACGCGCGCCCTGCCCGCCGGCCATGAATTGACCGAGAACGATATCGAGCGCCGCAGCGGCGACCTTTCGCAATTGCCCAGCGGGGTAATCATCGACCATACGCTGGCGATAGGCCGCACCTTGCTGGGGGGCACCCCGGCCGGCGCCCCGCTGCGTGGCGACCAGTTGCGTCCGCCTTTTGCCGTCAAAGCCAATGAATTCGTCAAGATCGTCGCCACGGGCAATGGTTTCGAGGTCGCCAGCGAAGGCCGGGCCATGGCGAACGCCAATGAAGGCCAGCAGGTCAGCGTCAAGATGGTGACCGGCGCCGTGGTGCAGGGTGTAGCCCGCGCCGGCGGCACAGTGGAAATCAAGTACTAGGGACGCACTGAAATATTGCGCACACTCAAATCGCAGTGCACCACCCGGCGATACCCGCAAGGGGTAGGCCGTGGTTGTACGGCGCTGACGCGCCAACAACCACGCACAGCCGGGTGTTCATGGACCATGATAAATCAACGATCCCTCGCTGATTTATCCCACTCCCCCTCACCCGGGCGGCCCCGCCCTCGCCGCCGCGAGGGAGCCTCGCTGACGCTCGTTTAAGCATTAAACCAGCGTGCCCCTAACGCATCGCAGCATCGCCTGGACCCCCACGCCCCCCGCAAGTAGAATCACCGGTTCCTTCCCAGCGGTTTCGACCCCCACATGCAGGTATTTCGCGGCGCCCCTTTCCTACCGGCCGGCCCATGCGCGCTGACCATAGGCAACTTCGATGGCCTTCATCGCGGCCATCGCGCCATGCTCGACCGCCTGGTCGGCGAGGCCAGCCGGCTGGGTTTGCCCGCCGCCGTGCTGACATTCGAACCGCATCCGCGCGAGCTATTCGCGCCGGACTCGGCCCCGCCCCGCCTCTCCAGCCTGCGGGAAAAACTGGAACTGCTGCGCGACGCCGGTATTGCCCGCGTCTATCTGGCCCATTTCACCCGCGGCTTTGCGAGCCTGAGCGCGGAAGCCTTTGCCGGCGATATCGTTTCCAGCCAGATCGGCGCCCGCTATGTATTGGTGGGCGATGACTTCCGCTTTGGCAAGGGCCGCACCGGCGACAATAGTCAACTGGCCCTGTTCGGCCACCGCTTCGGCTTTTTGGCCGAGGCCATGCCGGAAATCGCCGTCGATGGCCGGCGCGCCTCCAGCACCGCGGTCCGCAACGCCTTGGCCAATGGCGAGCTGGCCTTGGCTGAACAATTGCTGGGTCGCCCCTACCGTATCAGCGGCCGGGTGGTGCATGGCCAGAAACTGGGCCGCCAGATCGGCTTTCCCACCGCGAATATCCAGGTAAAGCATAATCGCCCTCCACTCACCGGCATCTTCGTCACCGAGATCCATGGCGCCGGACCGGGTCCGCTGCTGGGCGCCACCAGCCTGGGCCAACGGCCGACCGTGGACGACTCCGGCCGCATCGCGCTGGAAGTGCATCTGCCCGATTTCGATGGCGATCTATACGGCCGCCATCTGCAGGTCGACTTCCTGCACAAGCTGCGCGACGAAGAAAAATATGCCGGCCTGGAGCCGCTGATCGCGCAGATCAAGCGCGATGTGGAGAACGCGCGCGCCTTCTACCGCGAACGAATTATCCTCCCCCATCCGTAAGCGGGTGGGGGCGGCAATGCTTTAGCCCGGCTTGCCTGAGCAAGCCGTGAACCTGAATTCACAGAGTCCTGATCCATGTCCGAACAAAGCAAATACCCCGTCAATCTGCTCGACACGCCCTTCCCGATGCGTGGCGATCTGGCCAAGCGCGAACCGGCCTTCCTGGCCCGCTGGGATAGCCAGAAGCTGTATGAACGCGTACGCGCCGCATCCGCCGGCCGACCCAAATTCATCCTGCACGACGGCCCGCCCTACGCCAATGGCGATATCCATATCGGCCACGCCGTCAACAAGGTGCTCAAGGACATCATCGTCAAGAGCAAGACCCTGGCAGGTTTCGACGCGCCCTATGTACCGGGCTGGGATTGCCACGGCCTGCCGATCGAACACCAGATCGAAAAACTGGTGAAGGGCGATAAGAAATCCATCGAAGCCGCTCCCGCCATCCACGCCAAGATCGTTGCCTTCCGCAAGGAAAACGGCCTGGACGAAAAAGCCATCCACCTGCCGGCCGATTTCATCCGCACCCTTTGCCGCGAATTCGCCGAGATCCAGATCGAGCGGCAGAAGAAGGACTTTATCCGCCTGGGCATCATCGGCGACTGGCAGCACCCGTACAAGACCATGGCATTCGACACCGAAGCCAATATCATCCGCACGCTGGGCGAAGCCCATCGCAACGGTTACCTGGTCAAGGGCCAGAAGCCGGTGCACTGGTGCGTGGATTGCGGCTCCTCGCTGGCGGAAGCGGAAGTGGAATACGAGGACAAGAACAGTCCCGCCATCGACGTCGCCTTCCCGGTCAAGGACAGCACCGCCTTGGCCGCTGCTTTCGGCCTGCCGGCCGAGCAACTGGCCGGCGTACCGGCGTTCGCGGTGATCTGGACCACCACGCCGTGGACCTTGCCCGCCAACCGTGCCGTCTGCGTCCATCCGGAACTGACCTATGACTTGATCGAAACGCCCAAGGGCCTGCTGATCCTGGTGCGCGAACTGGCCGAAGCGGCCATCAAGCGCTATGGCTTCGAATCGGTGGAAGTGATCGCCCAAGCCCACGGCAGCAAGCTGGAGAAGCTGGCGTTGCAGCACCCGTTCTATGACCGCGAGTCGCCCATCATCCTGGGCAACCACGTCACCACCGAGGCCGGTACCGGCCTGGTGCACACCGCACCCGCGCACGGCCTGGACGACTGGCTGGTCGGCCAGCACTACGGCCTGAGCAACGACAACCCGGTCGGCAACGACGGCCGCTTCCTGGCGGACGTGGAACTGTTCGCCGGCAAGACCGTCTGGGAAGCCAACCCATTGGTACTGGAAGCCCTCGCCGGCAGCGAGCTGCTCCTGGCCAGCGTACGCTTGAACCATAGCTATCCGCATTGCTGGCGGCACAAGACGCCCATCATCTTCCGCGCGACCGCCCAGTGGTTTATCGCCATGGAAAAGCCCGGCCATGCCGGCGTCTCGCTGCGCTCGGTCGCCCAGGCGGCGGTGGACACCACCGAGTTCTTCCCGGACTGGGGCCGGCCACGGCTGGAATCCATGATCAACAACCGCCCCGACTGGTGTGTCTCGCGCCAGCGCAATTGGGGCACGCCGATGACCTTCTTCGTCCACAAGCTGACCGGCGAATTGCATCCGCATTCGCTGGAGTTGCTGGAACAGGTTGCGCAAAAGGTCGAACAGCAAGGCATCAATGCCTGGTTCCTGCTGGACCCGGCCGAATTGCTGGGCGCGGAAGCCGCCGACTACGACAAGCTCAAGGACACCCTGGACGTCTGGTTCGACTCGGGCTCCACCCATTTCGCCGTACTCAAGCAGCGTCCCGAGCTGGCTTGGCCGGCCGACCTGTACCTGGAAGGTTCGGACCAGCATCGCGGCTGGTTCCAATCCAGCCTGCTCACCGGCTGCGCCACCACCGGCCGCGCGCCCTACAAGCAATTGCTGACCCACGGCTTCACCGTGGACGGCAAGGGCGAGAAGATGTCCAAGTCCAAGGGCAATGTGGTCGCCCCGCAGAAGGTGATCGA contains the following coding sequences:
- the dnaB gene encoding replicative DNA helicase — translated: MQFDQEDIRQFERDDAPQDAQILAIRTPPHSVEAEQSVLGGLLISNPAWDRIADAINEADFYRDDHRVIFRHIARLVETGRPADAITVAESLDNINQLSYIGGLSYLASLAQNVPSAANIKRYAEIVRERSIMRQLAAIGEEIADGAYNPKGREASQLLDEAEGKVFEIAEQSARGKQGFLGMPELLKQVVTRIDELYSRDSATDVTGVPTGFTDLDMRTSGLQPGDLVIVAGRPSMGKTAFSVNMAENVAIDAGLPVAIFSMEMGGAQLVMRMVGSVGRLDSNKIKTGNLEDDDWQKLTYAAGKLSEANIFIDETPGLTALEIRARSRRLARQFGGQLGLIIIDYLQLMQGSGKDQNRATELGEISRSIKGLAKELRVPIIALSQLSRSVEQRPNKRPMMSDLRESGALEQDADLIMFLYRDEYYNPDSPDKGLAEVIISKHRNGPTGIVKLAFLGQFSRFENAALPGGGWTQGE
- a CDS encoding type II toxin-antitoxin system RatA family toxin, translating into MPQVRKSVLVPYPAALMFELVDRVEDYPRFLPWCGETRIHLRDHDWTIATIGIDYLGLKSSFTTENRKQPGLITLELKDGPFRNLTGAWRFTVLAEDACKVEFELDYEFSSRALEGLVGPVFGKIAGTFVDAFVKEAERRRA
- a CDS encoding RnfH family protein, whose product is MSESIEVEVEVVYADPARQLMRVVRLPLGATVAMAIDAAALATELADVDLAACPVGIFGQVCARTKVLRQHDRVELYRPLIADPKDARHRRVALGKTMKKAD
- a CDS encoding DUF4124 domain-containing protein, which produces MKSHPSHVSLLLIALLAVGAHAEVYKWTDANGKVQFGDQPPAAAKAKPVKINKTAGPAAAPAPGGKPSTEKAEATAPVSVSEAEIRANCLKATESLSQMEIAGSVGRKDAQGRERDMNAAELKQAMEEARAAKKSWCDMLK
- the rmuC gene encoding DNA recombination protein RmuC: MIEVLFGIVTVVVLLAAILVTVRLGQLAQAQRSTLDLLTAQLEEKHRAMLGDLHAGLQRQSDALSHGFAEQSERLRTSVQASGERLRDSVGQSFDRLRDAVGAELKDTRVGLDTLRSAQTEALQAVQIAQTGALQSMQLTQTQALADSREAIAKQLADISQTVQQKQDALRVEIMATVSKLVGEQGLAQQELLLGTLRKTTEQLTQSIALLSDGVDKRLEQISGKVSERLDEGFKKTNETFVSVMARLATIDEAQKKIDGLTSNVVSLQELLGDKRSRGAFGEVQLEHLLSNVLPASCYQLQATLSNGTRADCVLRLPEPTGTVAIDAKFPLENYHRMFGTRVEGERMVAQRQFRADVKKHIDAISEKYIIAGETADGAVMFIPAEAVFAEIHAYNPELVQYAMGKRVWIVSPTTMMAVLNTARAVIKDVETRQQVHIIKAALSRLSTDFRRFDERMKKLATHIRQANDDAQEVQISSEKISKRFDEIEHVRFDHEPSEALPLALPATEELV
- a CDS encoding RBBP9/YdeN family alpha/beta hydrolase; this encodes MPLIIHPGWQDSGPAHWQSRWQATLPDAQRLVQADWHQPDLADWVATLDSKLAALAEPALLVCHSLGCLTLLHWAIRHPEHHARLGAALLVAPADVERSDAPTEIRGFAPIPRLRLPFPVTVVASDDDPFCRIERSRQFAEDWGAELVTLRQAGHINADSGFGAWPEGLALLTALRERQTQAKEAIHG
- the flgA gene encoding flagellar basal body P-ring formation chaperone FlgA, producing the protein MKTSRHSQHTMFRRVSALFLLLCSAVLGAAETRQSLDALSEAAGRFLSTQLANYGERASFQLGRLDNRLELAPCQKLDVQLPQGSRLVGNTSLRIACGKGAKWVVSLPVAISIQADYWVATRALPAGHELTENDIERRSGDLSQLPSGVIIDHTLAIGRTLLGGTPAGAPLRGDQLRPPFAVKANEFVKIVATGNGFEVASEGRAMANANEGQQVSVKMVTGAVVQGVARAGGTVEIKY